The Leishmania panamensis strain MHOM/PA/94/PSC-1 chromosome 32 sequence genome window below encodes:
- a CDS encoding hypothetical protein (TriTrypDB/GeneDB-style sysID: LpmP.32.3580) — translation MAFSLPSRAAAAALLLILTILIDCVLCSSPATVAVDDDHLPNPSWSRTCTSPYEVCSTIEVYQYWEEKKNRLSFTVDALMKDPNEKGVLTVWMVMDDPDINVAKGIFREGINVVIVHPRGSRETPSFMTCANTSSPYNSQCWMSTACATELAAAAKAKDNPLNMSHYSADQAVHDLNWALRTLGDGRPNVVLGQGLSSMLAIRLLQYHSDTKAAVVLLDYAHPLVFDVYNYFGGGGMDAALQHILALCDDQAACVGRLGATEGSLNRLKAVMAMAKKGQLSCASRLKWTGGKGGGAAFAGELRAVLALMLRYPVYPFLASKADLLNLIPSLLYRVQRCNNKDVAALNKLFEYLSGARNYECPDSVALQMHWLVNDFLQAAPPANVDSFRSNAAARHLLLPPSSALSSFHAAAAKFPRLSRSAASQVLPVNATQQVLLLTADVDALLPGGAASQVAMAFRELGNSVQLRQLRGIVNQPAAALTPCLVNNLKMLKDRGVWADHAQCTINTAHRIDFINGATDVYYGTADAWDFDKPNTDETSGDRGDDDGGKRSLRNLWRIVARVLLVLILLVGISAGGYFAYHYLAANGIFRYSRVSDNFYDNLHQ, via the coding sequence ATGGCGTTTTCGCTACCCTcacgtgcggcggcggcggcgctgcttctcatCCTGACCATACTGATTGACTGCGTcctgtgctcttctcctgcgacggtggcggtagACGACGACCACCTGCCGAATCCCAGCTGGAgtcgcacctgcacctctccGTACGAGGTCTGCTCCACCATCGAGGTGTATCAGTActgggaggagaagaagaatcGCTTGAGTTTCACTGTGGATGCATTAATGAAAGACCCGAACGAGAAGGGTGTGCTCACTGTGTGGATGGTGATGGATGACCCAGACATCAACGTAGCGAAGGGCATCTTTCGTGAAGGCATCAACGTCGTCATTGTGCACCCGCGCGGGTCAAGGGAAACACCATCGTTTATGACGTGCGCCAATACGTCGAGTCCCTACAACAGTCAGTGCTGGATGTCTACGGCGTGCGCGAccgagctggcggcggcagcgaaagCCAAGGACAATCCTCTGAACATGTCGCACTACTCAGCGGACCAGGCGGTGCACGATCTCAACTGGGCACTGCGCACCCTCGGCGATGGCCGACCCAATGTGGTGTTGGGCCAGGGCCTGAGCAGCATGCTGGCCATTCGTCTCCTGCAGTACCACAGCGATACcaaggcagcagtggtgctgctggactACGCGCACCCGCTCGTGTTTGACGTGTACAACTActtcggtggcggcggcatggACGCTGCCCTGCAGCACATCCTCGCGCTGTGCGATGACCAGGCAGCGTGTGTGGGACGACTGGGCGCCACTGAGGGGTCGTTGAACCGTCTTAAGGCGGTCATGGCTATGGCAAAGAAGGGCCAGCTCTCGTGCGCATCGCGGCTAAAGTGGACCGGCGGcaaaggcggtggcgccgccttTGCAGGTGAGCTGCGTGCGGTACTGGCCCTGATGCTGCGGTACCCCGTCTACCCCTTTCTTGCAAGCAAGGCAGATCTGCTGAACTTGATCccgtcgctgctgtacagggtgcagcgctgcaatAACAAGGATGTCGCGGCGCTCAACAAGCTCTTCGAATACTTGAGTGGCGCACGGAACTACGAATGCCCTGACAGTGTCGCCCTGCAGATGCACTGGCTCGTGAACGACTTCCTtcaggcagcgccgccggccAACGTTGACTCTTTTCGCAGCAACGCAGCGGCGAGGCATCTGCTCCTACCCCCTTCCAGTGCGCTGTCCTCGTttcacgctgccgccgccaagtTCCCACGTCTTtctcgcagcgctgcctcgcaGGTGCTCCCGGTCAATGCTACACAGCAGGTTCTTTTGCTAACCGCTGACGTAgacgcactgctgcccgGAGGTGCAGCCAGCCAGGTTGCCATGGCCTTTCGCGAGCTTGGGAATTCAGTTCAGCTGCGTCAGCTGCGAGGTATCGTGAACCAacctgccgccgcgcttACGCCGTGTCTGGTAAACAATCTGAAGATGCTCAAGGACCGTGGCGTTTGGGCGGATCACGCTCAGTGCACAATCAATACCGCCCACAGGATCGACTTCATCAACGGTGCGACTGACGTCTACTACGGCACAGCTGACGCCTGGGACTTTGACAAGCCAAACACTGACGAGACAAGCGGCGATCGTGGTGACGACGATGGAGGTAAGAGAAGCCTGCGTAATTTGTGGCGTATTGTTGCCCGCGTCCTGCTCGTGCTGATACTGCTCGTGGGCATTAGTGCCGGTGGCTACTTTGCTTACCACTATCTTGCGGCGAACGGCATCTTCCGTTATAGCCGCGTCAGCGACAACTTTTACGATAACCTGCACCAATAG
- a CDS encoding hypothetical protein (TriTrypDB/GeneDB-style sysID: LpmP.32.3610), producing MRQYFSSVGDYQGYKERREKSMKHVKPFAFESRELIRPLRIREKRAEAEQHAREVAAAKHRKPYKATPVPPSTFMNKYELMVEEWCQRKAAIELMSRERARIAKDEAAFVRLSAQGLRSTREALMGVVYGANGKPVTRDELRRRAQSADVNGNRRNGPEVPHREVPLEVRMKLWPAISDHERLRRERIKFLAAMRKSEVDAEVRQVMPLLTSPSPARCYDAASLGSTDVAALLAATKSEKASAAAPCYGVGQAVLSFRPNPLLDAEAVSMATAPLPSTMPPPPAAASTSSPLRAAFPSSPSITTPQPPAGVAAAAPTPSLAAVPEPPPGAVVPLPLPLGPSAFTTAPQPSLFTGGAVPAPPSAGPPSLPLTTSAPSPAPTAPVAAPVSSATSGAVADAKVAKPGTQQDREAAWRRYNPQLTFKPNVRPGVPNFEALWAHNKAVLAQKKRQHTTTVPRPFDLTLSARDSKIVGRRPVRSASALGPPYRHGSPSGGRRRHAADTPPTSARDVTALPSPLSGAPRGTRAHALRTQAIYSNYVKQSEEHSLTAEGDAQYWKAVAQRQREVRKRLSAYLVDHHTEHERTIREKVRSLRAAMRESEKAAAERLAEIKQRVAEMPPVFAEPAHLNEQSKARVEAEKIILQSLNEAGLDGTTIKRILTYPPVAAADAATDTFDTREADVNRNEDDGAPPTAPGEEDSKPRGAQSSPTAHSPLSDQSKPSKHNSSDSNDSSSSSSDRSISDSNSSSSSSSGGSTKKSPPGSSVSKRSLCPSISMLSVPVPKPVAATKKDATDYSDDSFESSDSD from the coding sequence ATGCGCCAGTACTTTAGCTCCGTGGGCGACTACCAGGGCTACAAAGAACGCCGCGAGAAGTCGATGAAGCATGTAAAGCCGTTTGCGTTCGAGTCTCGCGAGCTCATTAGACCACTGCGCATCCGAGAGAAGCGTgcagaggcggagcagcacgcgcgagaggtcgctgctgcgaagCATCGGAAGCCGTACAAGGCGACACCTGTACCGCCGTCCACTTTCATGAACAAGTATGAGCTGATGGTCGAGGAGTGGTGCCAGCGCAAAGCTGCGATCGAGCTGATGTCACGCGAGCGGGCCCGCATTGCCAAGGACGAGGCAGCCTTTGTGCGACTGTCCGCCCAAgggctgcgcagcacgcgGGAGGCGCTTATGGGTGTTGTATACGGGGCCAATGGTAAACCTGTCACACGGGACGAGCTACGGCGACGTGCCCAAAGCGCGGACGTCAATGGAAACCGGCGCAACGGCCCTGAGGTACCACATCGTGAGGTTCCTCTTGAGGTGCGTATGAAGCTGTGGCCTGCTATAAGTGATCACGAGCGACTGCGACGCGAGCGCATCAAGTTCCTGGCGGCCATGCGCAAGTCCGAGGTGGACGCGGAGGTGCGCCAAGTGATGCCGCTGCTAACGAGcccttctccagctcgcTGCTACGACGCTGCCAGCCTAGGTAGCACCGACGTGGCCGCTTTACTGGCCGCTacgaagagcgagaaggcTAGTGCGGCAGCCCCGTGCTACGGGGTTGGTCAGGCCGTACTTTCCTTTAGACCAAATCCATTGCTAGACGCGGAAGCAGTGTCCATGGCCACTGCACCGTTACCTTCCacgatgccgccgccaccggcggctGCCAGTACTTCGTCTCCGCTCAGGGCGGCATTTCCTTCATCTCCCTCTATTACAACACCTCAGCCGCCCGCCGgcgtagcagcggcggcgccgacgccaTCTCTGGCTGCCGTTCCTGAGCCGCCTCCAGGtgccgtggtgccgctgcccctgCCACTTGGCCCCTCTGCATTTACCACAGCACCtcagccctctctctttactggtggcgctgttccagctcctccatcaGCCGGGCCGCCATCGCTACCGCTGACTACCTCCGCGCCCTCACCGGCACCGACTGCACCGGTCGCCGCACCAGTCTCTTCAGCCACCTCAGGTGCAGTGGCGGACGCGAAGGTAGCAAAGCCGGGCACGCAGCAAGATAGGGAGGCAGCATGGCGTCGCTACAATCCGCAGCTGACCTTCAAGCCGAATGTGCGACCCGGTGTGCCAAATTTTGAAGCGCTCTGGGCGCACAACAAGGCGGTGCTCGCTcagaagaagcggcagcacaccacAACGGTGCCGCGACCTTTTGACTTGACACTCAGTGCGCGGGACAGCAAAATTGTGGGGCGTCGGCcagtgcgcagcgcctccgcacTTGGGCCGCCGTACCGCCATGGATCGCCGTCAGGTGgtaggcggcggcacgcagcCGATACCCCGCCGACGTCAGCCAGGGATGTAACGGCACTCCCGTCGCCGCTGAGCGGCGCTCCTCGCGGCACCCGCGCTCACGCGCTACGGACGCAGGCGATCTACTCGAATTACGTCAAGCAGTCAGAGGAACACAGTCTGACGGCGGAAGGTGATGCGCAGTACTGgaaggcagtggcgcagcggcagcgagaggTGCGGAAGCGACTGTCCGCGTACCTGGTCGATCATCATACCGAGCATGAGCGGACAATCCGGGAGAAGGTGCGGTCTCTGCGTGCTGCCatgcgagagagcgaaaaggcagccgcagagcGACTGGCGGAGATCAAGCAGAGGGTCGCCGAGATGCCACCGGTGTTCGCAGAGCCGGCGCATCTGAACGAGCAATCGAAGGCgcgcgtggaggcggagaagatcATCTTGCAGTCGCTGAATGAGGCGGGGCTTGATGGCACCACCATCAAGCGCATCCTCACCTACCCGCcggtcgctgcagcggacGCCGCGACAGACACATTCGACACCAGAGAAGCGGATGTGAATAGAAATGAAGATGATGGTGCCCCGCCGACTGCGCCCGGCGAAGAGGACTCGAAGCCAAGGGGAGCACAGTCTAGCCCGACTGCACACAGTCCTCTCAGCGACCAGTCAAAACCCTCGAAGCACAACTCCAGCGACAGTAAtgacagcagtagcagcagtagcgaTAGAAGTATTTCagacagcaacagcagcagcagcagcagcagcggaggctCTACTAAGAAGTCTCCGCCTGGCAGCTCCGTGAGCAAACGATCGCTCTGTCCCTCTATCTCGATGCTCTCTGTACCGGTGCCGAAACCGGTGGCGGCAACCAAGAAGGACGCTACCGATTACAGTGATGATAGCTTTGAATCGTCTGATAGCGACTAG
- a CDS encoding hypothetical protein (TriTrypDB/GeneDB-style sysID: LpmP.32.3620), whose translation MEPSGCSCLLVGSRRPTPSSSLPASPRRRVVLPGIVPGTVLRTRASVVEWIHNSRQLPAFTEYTVLMRGGKRVPRHAADSGLGTLPCGLAATNACQRCPWMAVGGSGESATTKNACWRASLYAAVHNAWVSASATRSATHLTSAHDDVMRCCSFLEPFAVKVTPNRLLGLQLFFAPLEWSNSPTSSLSRLADSAVPASSAPSSATTMVYIERECSSCSPSVSTRVCRRESALSAAASGGATGLPPEALNFAQECLLESLEQKRLVPALQRWAAQLPTSIQARLLGTFISQPFMRAPHSVRTTSLQVTLVVERNTDVLGMQSPLCSPSHPADLLSTEEQQLVEVVTAAAPLIHEIEVLVWVQGTHNDPRGTASGEAALHRLYPTLSREVSLEDVRCETWQGRNDSAKGEAEPHELQHMQFAQTVWCWCHPLSKELSVHIPPYHAALCAVPFPWLAEARRRLPQSRHTSVYRTTSFPGPSSSAAAGNAAPAFPSACSQRLPWVPTFWRHPGALDACCSVLLSIVLEGTTLPTMAMSAVTQSDTPHRPESVEVHAPCVSAQSLISDDADISAAAGQTILDGAVVALAREAERSVALSGKPEKVGHFSSGGALLLPTPLSASLTPRRVLISVREGDGAAAAVTTTFVREVLRSVRGQPVRLCFYECTSTMRASALGAQVAATLHHAQHVGQSFSVDTGVVDVDPLASSFVAYACVALQL comes from the coding sequence ATGGAGCCGTCTGGATGCTCATGTCTGCTCGTGGGTTCTCGCAGGCCGACACCGTCTTCGTCTTTACCTGCAAGCCCGCGTCGTCGGGTGGTGCTTCCTGGCATCGTGCCGGGCACAGTGCTGCGTACGCGCGCCTCTGTCGTCGAGTGGATTCACAACTCCAGGCAGCTCCCGGCTTTCACGGAGTACACGGTACTGATGAGGGGTGGCAAGCGGGTGCCAAGACATGCAGCCGACTCGGGGTTAGGGACGCTGCCTTGCGGGCTGGCTGCTACAAATGCCTGTCAGCGGTGTCCGTGGATGGCGgtgggaggcagcggcgagagCGCCACAACAAAGAACGCCTGCTGGCGCGCGTCTCTTTACGCTGCGGTGCACAACGCGTGGGTGTCCGCTTCCGCAACGCGCAGTGCTACACACCTAACCAGCGCCCACGATGATGTtatgcgctgctgctccttcctGGAGCCTTTCGCGGTGAAGGTGACACCGAACCGACTCCTGGGCCTGCAGCTCTTCTTTGCGCCACTCGAGTGGTCCAACTCACCTACGTCATCGCTCAGTCGTCTCGCAGACTCCGCAGTGCCCGCCAGTAGCGCCCCTTCTTCTGCCACGACGATGGTGTACATTGAGCGGGAATGCTCATCGTGTTCCCCATCTGTCAGCACTCGAGTGTGTCGCAGAGAGTCGGCGTtatctgccgctgcttcaggCGGCGCCACGGGGCTCCCTCCAGAGGCACTCAACTTCGCGCAGGAGTGCTTGTTGGAGTCGCTGGAGCAGAAACGACTCGTCCCCGCTCTCCAACGATGGGCTGCACAGCTCCCCACCTCTATCCAGGCGCGTCTTCTTGGCACCTTTATCTCTCAACCTTTCATGCGGGCCCCGCACTCCGTACGGACTACATCGCTGCAGGTGACTCTCGTGGTGGAGCGCAACACAGACGTACTCGGGATGCAGAGCCCTCTGTGCAGCCCGTCCCACCCCGCCGATCTCCTTTCcacggaggagcagcaacTTGTGGAGGTGgtcaccgcggcggcgccgctgatcCATGAGATCGAggtgcttgtgtgggtgcagGGCACACACAACGACCCACGAGGAACGGCTTCCGGAGAGGCCGCTCTGCATCGACTCTACCCGACCCTCAGTCGGGAGGTTTCGCTGGAAGATGTGCGGTGCGAGACTTGGCAAGGCAGGAATGACTCTGCCAAGGGTGAGGCGGAACCGcatgagctgcagcacatgCAATTTGCGCAGACGGTTTGGTGCTGGTGCCACCCGCTGAGCAAGGAGCTGTCAGTGCACATACCTCCCTATCATGCAGCCTTATGCGCCGTTCCTTTTCCCTGGTTAGCtgaggcgcgccgccgccttcctcAGTCGAGGCACACCTCTGTATACCGCACAACGTCATTTCCTGGgccctccagcagcgctgcagctggcaaTGCGGCGCCAGCATTTCCCAGCGCCTGCTCGCAACGGCTTCCGTGGGTCCCAACTTTCTGGCGCCACCCCGGCGCGCTCGACGCCTGTTGCTCTGTGCTACTCAGCATTGTCCTCGAGGGCACGACCTTACCTACCATGGCAATGTCTGCCGTCACCCAGAGTGACACGCCACATCGGCCAGAGAGCGTCGAGGTGCACGCCCCTTGTGTTTCTGCGCAATCATTGATCTCTGACGATGCAGACATCAGTGCAGCCGCTGGGCAAACCATCTTGGACGGAGCTGTTGTGGCACttgcgagagaggcggagcgctCAGTCGCTCTCAGTGGGAAGCCGGAGAAGGTCGGTCATTTTTCCTCTGGTGGCGCACTGTTACTACCCACACCATTATCAGCATCACTGACACCTCGTCGCGTGCTCATATCCGTGCGAGAGGGCGATggagccgcggcggccgtgACGACGACGTTCGTGAGAGAGGTACTGCGCTCAGTCCGTGGACAACCTGTACGCTTGTGCTTCTATGAGTGTACGTCCACGATGAGGGCCTCAGCACTTGGCGCGCAAGTTGCCGCGACACTCCACCACGCGCAGCATGTCGGTCAATCGTTCTCTGTCGACACAGGCGTCGTGGATGTTGATCCGCTCGCCTCGTCATTTGTGGCATACGCGTGCGTGGCTCTGCAGTTGTGA
- a CDS encoding hypothetical protein (TriTrypDB/GeneDB-style sysID: LpmP.32.3630), whose translation MSGSLGTTPRDGAHQTGAGRRKEEGSGLIVTRGLQELLDNERKHLRPKASTPTAAAGGKPKAKGQRRSTGQVPKFIVCYLCGLQFGTASIDIHRPQCYLKRLIAWERGDPAVRGPKPLSPGDHERMMKSRMANAEAAGGLPTGRGYPGAGRMGGGGFGKQAPLGEVELYNRLQMDAFNELSLAPCLNCGRTFLPDRLQIHLRSCRPGKTSKRASAAAHSVTSVATPSVADTSAAPALVKPRPARTAVAYKVPGSAGADDVSPSAAPSHKPSSNTMSRRSFPEEEEEEGSDGRDSLTNGSPSQNPGHAKSALKIHVLAIHAPSNATAVAKTQDSDESVVRIEVDVEDTDPPSPFADTERRLSPVVMEVAEPNMLGSLVLSRPASMEPSAVLSLPSSSSGADKHANSNGNNGGNYSPSSESKSHSLAADSRPCVHETPSDPSTTGMPEAIEAKQAEDSSGEHLHDTHVEDDAAVRDDPNGGVEGERNSAKTIKLNNVSHFKKVPSRLKLQRQLAEVKFVPCTYCGRTFVPERVQRHEDCCIDRNKPLAARKSEAMLAQPSTGAATPKRPKPTPAAPVGVGSAMGKAKFCGGCGNKVSTPDQKFCTECGHKL comes from the coding sequence ATGAGTGGATCACTGGGCACCACGCCACGCGACGGCGCTCACCAGACAGGCGCTGGTAGgcgcaaggaggagggcagcggcCTGATTGTGACACGCGGGTTGCAAGAGCTCCTCGATAATGAGCGCAAGCACCTCCGACCTAAAGCATCAAcacccaccgctgcagcgggtggAAAGCCAAAAGCGAAGGGGCAACGCCGCAGCACTGGGCAGGTACCGAAATTTATTGTCTGTTACCTGTGCGGGCTGCAGTTCGGCACCGCCAGCATTGACATTCACCGACCCCAGTGCTATCTGAAGCGTCTGATCGCCTGGGAACGGGGAGACCCTGCTGTCCGCGGCCCGAAGCCGCTGAGCCCCGGGGATCACGAAAGAATGATGAAGTCGCGCATGGCAAACGCGGAGGCGGCTGGTGGACTCCCCACAGGGAGGGGATACCCCGGTGCCGGCCGCatgggtggtggcggcttTGGAAAGCAGGCACCGTTGGGGGAGGTGGAGTTGTACAACCGGCTGCAGATGGATGCATTCAATGAATTGTCGCTCGCGCCCTGCCTTAACTGCGGTCGCACGTTCTTACCAGATCGCCTGCAGATTCACCTGAGGAGTTGTAGGCCCGGAAAAACGTCAAAACGGGCCTCAGCGGCCGCTCACTCAGTGACTTCTGTGGCCACACCGTCGGTGGCGGATACAAGCGCCGCCCCCGCCTTGGTGAAGCCCCGACCAGCTCGTACGGCAGTCGCATACAAGGTGCCTGGAAGCGCCGGTGCCGATGACGTGTCGCCTAGTGCGGCGCCGTCTCACAAGCCGTCAAGCAACACCATGTCGAGACGCAGCTTccccgaggaggaggaggaggagggctcCGATGGTAGGGATTCGCTTACGAATGGGTCGCCGTCGCAGAATCCGGGGCACGCCAAGAGCGCATTGAAAATTCACGTTCTCGCTATTCACGCCCCGAGCAATGCAACTGCCGTGGCCAAGACCCAGGACAGCGATGAAAGCGTGGTGAGGATAGAGGTGGATGTGGAGGACACGGATCCGCCCTCGCCGTTTGCAGACACTGAgcggcgtctctctcccgtcGTGATGGAGGTTGCTGAACCGAATATGCTTGGTTCATTGGTGCTGAGCCGACCAGCTTCGATGGAGCCGagcgcggtgctgtcgctgccttcctcgtcctcggGCGCAGACAAACACGCgaacagcaacggcaacaaTGGCGGCAATTACTCACCTTCATCAGAGAGCAAATCGCATTCTCTCGCGGCTGACAGTCGACCATGCGTGCACGAAACGCCTAGCGACCCAAGCACCACTGGAATGCCTGAGGCGATAGAGGCGAAGCAGGCGGAAGATTCCTCCGGGGAGCACCTGCATGACACACACGTCGAGGatgacgctgctgtgcgagACGACCCCAACGGCGGCGTGGAGGGGGAGCGGAACAGCGCGAAAACGATTAAGCTGAACAACGTTTCCCACTTCAAGAAGGTTCCGTCGCGGctgaagctgcagcgccaaTTGGCGGAGGTGAAGTTTGTGCCTTGTACGTACTGCGGGCGTACGTTTGTGCCGGAGCGGGTGCAGAGGCACGAGGATTGTTGCATCGACCGGAACAAACCTTTGGCAGCGCGGAAGAGCGAGGCAATGCTCGCGCAGCCGAGCACCGGCGCTGCAACACCAAAGCGTCCGAAGCCGACACCGGCAGCTCCGGTTGGTGTGGGCTCTGCAATGGGCAAAGCGAAGTTTTGTGGGGGCTGCGGCAACAAGGTTTCTACACCGGATCAGAAGTTCTGCACCGAGTGCGGGCACAAGCTGTGA
- a CDS encoding exosome-associated protein 2, putative (TriTrypDB/GeneDB-style sysID: LpmP.32.3640): MSLAPNTGSVEPTAYSAHASRLLARGERIDKRAFDACRLPTIVREERFGSASVAGAADGCPQNVEKGIMAGASTGPDSKSLAAVMYTDAYGTCIQCTVQGLLGPPFPDQPAAGRLNVRVEAPFAEHLSGGAASSNYRSFQYMVTSGSTDLPQRQLEGYISTVLDGCFDLSQLSIYEGEACWVLNVNVLLLSFDGGLRAGSLHAALAALHKLHLPRTRLPNGDVIEGRQVQLSCMPVACTFGFLAGAQVRLVTDTTAIEERVADGLITVVVSEMEALVSVHHTGRCPLLTQALTAATQQWMSTSGAMRKALYG; encoded by the coding sequence aTGTCTCTTGCACCCAACACCGGCTCGGTGGAGCCGACAGCCTACAGCGCTCATGCGTCCCGCCTGCTCGCAAGAGGCGAGCGGATCGACAAGCGCGCCTTTGACGCCTGCCGCTTACCCACCATTGTACGCGAGGAGCGCTTCGGCAGTGCTTCTGTAGCTGGTGCGGCGGACGGATGCCCGCAAAACGTCGAAAAGGGCATAATGGCGGGCGCCAGTACCGGGCCCGATAGCAAAAGCCTTGCCGCTGTCATGTACACCGACGCGTACGGGACGTGCATACAATGCACCGTGCAGGGACTTCTGGGTCCCCCTTTCCCCGATCAGCCTGCGGCTGGCCGACTCAATGTGCGTGTTGAGGCACCATTTGCTGAGCACTtgagcggtggtgcagccaGCAGTAACTACCGCTCTTTCCAGTACATGGTTActagcggcagcaccgatcTGCCGCAACGGCAGCTGGAGGGCTACATTAGCACTGTGCTGGACGGCTGCTTTGATTTGAGCCAGCTGAGCATCTACGAGGGTGAGGCGTGCTGGGTGCTGAATGTGAATGTCCTTCTCTTAAGCTTTGACGGAGGGCTGCGTGCTGGCAGTCTCCACGCAGCCCTCGCCGCGCTTCACAAGTTGCACCTGCCGCGGACACGACTGCCCAACGGTGACGTTATCGAGGGACGCCAGGTGCAGCTCTCATGCATGCCAGTGGCATGCACCTTCGGGTTCTTGGCGGGCGCTCAAGTGCGACTCGTGACGGACACCACGGCCATCGAGGAGCGTGTTGCGGACGGCCTGATcacagtggtggtgagcgAGATGGAGGCGCTTGTCAGTGTGCATCATACCGGCCGCTGTCCGTTGCTGACTCAGGCACTGACAGCCGCAACTCAGCAGTGGATGTCGACCTCTGGAGCAATGCGCAAGGCTCTGTACGGCTAG
- a CDS encoding RNA-binding, protein, putative (TriTrypDB/GeneDB-style sysID: LpmP.32.3650): MMDLAACDLQNYQLARQLHMLPQLYEVFVSQVMCYPLFYQSLHPAVRQLARAILLSLNRRFSASASTTGELPVARRYHVDNMHLVLSFLAFPEHHTDRGSCVSRLVGAAPLSKLEFGTPTQEAVPAPSGSLEATPTSLTPQRAGPAIAATTLAEPPLLPQVVEDPPSGRVSGSASPASKPAKLPTTAAVGAVLDFMSKALFFLRPTSTTAHAHRAAPHFGETPHLYVRMVHPHQLNEESLNTYFGRYGQVDVTALQRTPVQQYVQYLGEAATEALLQLFPSTEASDMLYVQDFIITVDSHQNALHAVRHAYCKELVCIAFHDATVGGGSNTHCLADVNNWMRQHAFVWRLQADPRVIASATSAAVALSSAASEKRRKRARAQRRRRRRKMKRRSVFGIAADDASGGSATSSTSLSEEEGAGKYVGRSDSSSSDSSSSSSTSESDSAEANLAGFVPDVVLDGFPYWTTEDQLKVLLQQYGTVSELRLSVDDLSGAFTGCALVRMASVEEALNLSRAVHNTLYRGYSLISGVVNERLEVVALEDSREVRLPSTPGQVPLDVRMNERVWV; the protein is encoded by the coding sequence ATGATGGACTTGGCGGCCTGCGATCTTCAGAACTACCAGCTGGCACGCCAGCTGCAcatgctgccgcagctgtacGAGGTTTTTGTTTCGCAAGTGATGTGCTACCCGCTCTTCTACCAGTCGCTGCACCCTGCTGTGCGACAGCTGGCACGCGCGATCTTGCTGTCGCTGAATCGACGCTTCAGTGCCAGCGCCAGTACCACAGGGGAACTGCCTGTTGCACGGCGGTACCATGTTGATAACATGCaccttgttctctctttccttgcCTTCCCGGAGCACCACACCGATCGAGGGAGTTGTGTGTCCCGCCTTGTTGGCGCCGCTCCACTCAGCAAGCTGGAGTTTGGCACACCAACGCAAGAGGCTGTCCCCGCTCCCTCTGGGAGTCTTGAAGCCACACCGACTTCCTTGACCCCGCAGCGCGCGGGCCCGGCCATCGCCGCGACTACACTGGCAGaaccgccgctgttgccacAGGTAGTGGAAGACCCTCCCTCTGGACGGGTATCCGGTAGTGCTTCCCCGGCCAGCAAGCCCGCAAAGCTACCCACGACCGCTGCTGTAGGTGCTGTGCTGGACTTTATGTCGAaggctctttttttcctccgccCGACCTCGACCACAGCCCACGCGCACCGCGCGGCTCCGCACTTTGGTGAAACACCGCACCTCTACGTGCGTATGGTGCACCCCCACCAGCTTAATGAGGAATCGCTGAACACGTATTTTGGCCGCTACGGTCAGGTGGATGTTACGGCACTACAGCGAACACCTGTGCAGCAGTACGTGCAGTACCTTGGTGAGGCCGCcaccgaggcgctgctccagctctTCCCATCCACTGAGGCTAGTGACATGCTCTACGTGCAGGACTTCATCATCACTGTCGACTCCCATCAGAATGCCCTTCATGCGGTTCGCCATGCGTACTGCAAGGAGCTTGTCTGCATAGCTTTTCATGACGCCACAGTGGGCGGGGGCAGCAACACCCACTGCTTGGCAGACGTGAACAACTGGATGCGGCAGCACGCGTTTGTGTGGCGTCTTCAAGCCGACCCTCGCGTCATCGCAAGCGCAACGTCGGCCGCTGTCGCGCTTTCCTCCGCAGCGTCTGAGAAACGGCGCAAGCGCGCgcgagcgcagcgccgtcggaggaggcggaagatGAAGCGCCGCTCTGTCTTCGGTATCGCCGCTGACGACGCGTCTGGCGGCTCCGCCACGTCGTCCACGTCTTTatcagaggaggaaggcgctGGCAAGTATGTGGGCagaagcgacagcagcagttctgactcgtcctcctcctcctccacaagcgagagcgacagcgcagaggcCAATTTGGCGGGATTTGTACCGGACGTTGTGCTCGACGGCTTCCCGTACTGGACAACGGAAGACCAgctgaaggtgctgctgcagcaatACGGCACCGTCTCGGAGCTGCGACTCTCCGTGGACGACTTGTCTGGCGCTTTCACCGGCTGTGCACTGGTGCGCATGGCgtctgtggaggaggcgctgaacCTTTCGAGGGCGGTGCACAATACCCTCTACCGTGGCTATTCTCTCATCAGTGGCGTGGTGAACGAGCgactggaggtggtggcgctcgaGGATAGCCGGGAGGTGCGCTTGCCGTCCACTCCAGGCCAAGTGCCGCTCGACGTCAGGATGAACGAGCGTGTCTGGGTTTAA